The Prionailurus viverrinus isolate Anna chromosome B4, UM_Priviv_1.0, whole genome shotgun sequence genome has a window encoding:
- the LOC125170748 gene encoding peptidyl-prolyl cis-trans isomerase A-like → MVNPTMFNISMDGEPLGSISFKVFADKVPKMAENFHALSIGEKGRGYKGSCFHRIILGYMCQGGDFTCHDGTGGRSICGKKFDDESFILKHTGPGILSTANAGPNTNGSKFFTCTAKTEWLDGKHMVSGKLKEGMNIVEAMRHFGSRNGKTSKKITTADCGQI, encoded by the coding sequence ATGGTCAACCCCACCATGTTCAACATCTCCATGGATGGTGAGCCCTTGGGCTCCATCTCCTTCAAGGTGTTTGCAGACAAAGTTCCAAAAATGGCAGAGAACTTCCATGCTCTAAGCATTGGGGAGAAAGGACGTGGTTATAAAGGTTCCTGCTTTCACAGGATTATTCTGGGATATATGTGCCAGGGTGGTGACTTCACATGCCATGATGGCACTGGCGGCAGGTCCATCTGTGGGAAGAAATTTGATGATGAGAGTTTCATCCTGAAGCACACAGGTCCTGGCATCTTGTCCACGGCAAATGCTGGACCCAACACAAACGGTTCCAAGTTTTTCACGTGCACTGCTAAGACTGAGTGGTTGGATGGCAAGCACATGGTGTCTGGCAAGTTGAAGGAGGGCATGAACATTGTGGAAGCCATGAGGCATTTTGGGTCCAGGAATGGCAAGACCAGCAAGAAGATCACCACTGCTGACTGTGGACAAATCTAA